The DNA sequence ACGTAGTGTTCTCCGAGTTGCCCGATGTGAGCGCCGACTCTGGTCGGTCCCCGGGCGGCCATTCCGTAAGAACCATCAAATGATCGACGCGCAGCCTCTTCGTGTTCGCGAAGGGTCCGGCGTCGGCTCGTTTCCATGTGTTTTTGCGAAATGAGGAATCGGCGTTCGAAGGGACGCCCCCGATTAGGTCGGGAGCCGAGATTCCGCTAAAGTCTCACTCGTCGGAACGGCCCAACAGTCGTGAAGACAAACCCGGTTGACTGGGAATCAGGCCCGAAAGGATCTGATAGAGTCAAAACCGCCGGAAGGCCGAAAGGCCGGAAAGCACCGAGGAAATCGGAACGGACCGGGAAGCCGGAAAGAGTCTGATAGAGTCGGAAACACGAAATACCGAAGGGAAGCGCCCGGAGGAAAGCCCGAGAGGGTGAGTACAAAGGAAGCGTCCGTTCCTTGAGAACTCAACAGCGTGCCAAAAGTCAACGCCAGATATGTTGATACCCCGTCTGCCGGACATCAGTCCGGTGGCGAGGTTCCTTTGAAAAAGTCCTCCCACTCTGGTGAGAGGCGCACAGCGAGGACGCTGTGAACGACCGGGATTATTCCTCCTGGTTGTTCCGCTCTCGTGGTGTTGCACCCGAGTACGGGTACACATTCACGGAGAGTTTGATCCTGGCTCAGGACGAACGCTGGCGGCGTGCTTAACACATGCAAGTCGAACGATGAAGCCCTTCGGGGTGGATTAGTGGCGAACGGGTGAGTAACACGTGGGCAATCTGCCCTGCACTCTGGGACAAGCCCTGGAAACGGGGTCTAATACCGGATATGACACGGGATCGCATGATCTCCGTGTGGAAAGCTCCGGCGGTGCAGGATGAGCCCGCGGCCTATCAGCTAGTTGGTGAGGTAATGGCTCACCAAGGCGACGACGGGTAGCCGGCCTGAGAGGGCGACCGGCCACACTGGGACTGAGACACGGCCCAGACTCCTACGGGAGGCAGCAGTGGGGAATATTGCACAATGGGCGAAAGCCTGATGCAGCGACGCCGCGTGAGGGATGACGGCCTTCGGGTTGTAAACCTCTTTCAGCAGGGAAGAAGCGAAAGTGACGGTACCTGCAGAAGAAGCGCCGGCTAACTACGTGCCAGCAGCCGCGGTAATACGTAGGGCGCGAGCGTTGTCCGGAATTATTGGGCGTAAAGAGCTCGTAGGCGGCTTGTCACGTCGGTTGTGAAAGCCCGGGGCTTAACCCCGGGTCTGCAGTCGATACGGGCAGGCTAGAGTTCGGTAGGGGAGATCGGAATTCCTGGTGTAGCGGTGAAATGCGCAGATATCAGGAGGAACACCGGTGGCGAAGGCGGATCTCTGGGCCGATACTGACGCTGAGGAGCGAAAGCGTGGGGAGCGAACAGGATTAGATACCCTGGTAGTCCACGCCGTAAACGGTGGGCACTAGGTGTGGGCGACATTCCACGTCGTCCGTGCCGCAGCTAACGCATTAAGTGCCCCGCCTGGGGAGTACGGCCGCAAGGCTAAAACTCAAAGGAATTGACGGGGGCCCGCACAAGCGGCGGAGCATGTGGCTTAATTCGACGCAACGCGAAGAACCTTACCAAGGCTTGACATACACCGGAAACGGCCAGAGATGGTCGCCCCCTTGTGGTCGGTGTACAGGTGGTGCATGGCTGTCGTCAGCTCGTGTCGTGAGATGTTGGGTTAAGTCCCGCAACGAGCGCAACCCTTGTCCCGTGTTGCCAGCAGGCCCTTGTGGTGCTGGGGACTCACGGGAGACCGCCGGGGTCAACTCGGAGGAAGGTGGGGACGACGTCAAGTCATCATGCCCCTTATGTCTTGGGCTGCACACGTGCTACAATGGCCGGTACAATGAGCTGCGATACCGCGAGGTGGAGCGAATCTCAAAAAGCCGGTCTCAGTTCGGATTGGGGTCTGCAACTCGACCCCATGAAGTCGGAGTCGCTAGTAATCGCAGATCAGCATTGCTGCGGTGAATACGTTCCCGGGCCTTGTACACACCGCCCGTCACGTCACGAAAGTCGGTAACACCCGAAGCCGGTGGCCCAACCCCTTGTGGGAGGGAGCTGTCGAAGGTGGGACTGGCGATTGGGACGAAGTCGTAACAAGGTAGCCGTACCGGAAGGTGCGGCTGGATCACCTCCTTTCTAAGGAGCACTTCTTACCGATCCCCTCGGGGTGAGGTCAGAGGCCAGCATGCGGGCGAACGTCTCGCACTGGTTGCTCATGGGTGGAACGTTGACTACTCGGCCTGGTTCACGGGTCGGAGGCTGTTAGTACTGCTCTTCGGGGCGTGGAACGCATGATCTCCGGGCGGGACCGGGTCGGGCACGCTGTTGGGTATCTGAGGGTACGGACTTGTTCCTGACCTCAATGCCGGCCCCAGTGCACTCGAACCGCTGGTTCGGGGTGATGGGTGGTTGGTCGTTGTTTGAGAACTGCACAGTGAACGCGAGCATCTGTGGCCAAGTTTTTAAGGGCGCACGGTGGATGCCTTGGCACCAGGAACCGATGAAGGACGTGGGAGGCCACGATAGTCCCCGGGGAGTCGTCAACCAGGCTTTGATCCGGGGGTTTCCGAATGGGGAAACCCGGCAGTCGTCATGGGCTGTCACCCACCGCTGAATATATAGGCGGTGTGGAGGGAACGCGGGGAAGTGAAACATCTCAGTACCCGCAGGAAGAGAAAACAACCGTGATTCCGGGAGTAGTGGCGAGCGAAACTGGATGAGGCCAAACCTCAAGCGTGTGAGACCCGGCAGGGGTTGCGCTTGGGGGGTTGTGGGATCTCTCTTTCACAGTCTGCCGGCTGTGAGACGAGTCAGAAACCGTTGATGTAGGCGAAGGACATGCGAAAGGTCCGGCGTAGAGGGTAAGACCCCCGTAGTCGAAACGTCAGCGGCTCGTTTGAGAGACACCCAAGTAGCACGGGGCCCGAGAAATCCCGTGTGAATCTGGCGGGACCACCCGTTAAGCCTAAATATTCCCTGGTGACCGATAGCGGATAGTACCGTGAGGGAATGGTGAAAAGTACCGCGGGAGCGGAGTGAAATAGTACCTGAAACCGTGTGCCTACAAGCCGTGGGAGCGTCGCGCAGGGAGCTTGCTCCTTGCGTCGTGACTGCGTGCCTTTTGAAGAATGAGCCTGCGAGTTTGCGGTGTGTTGCGAGGTTAACCCGTGTGGGGAAGCCGTAGCGAAAGCGAGTCCGAATAGGGCGATTGAGTAGCGCGCCCAAGACCCGAAGCGGAGTGATCTAGCCATGGGCAGGCTGAAGCGGAGGTAAGACTTCGTGGAGGGCCGAACCCACCAGGGTTGAAAACCTGGGGGATGACCTGTGGTTAGGGGTGAAAGGCCAATCAAACTCCGTGATAGCTGGTTCTCCCCGAAATGCATTTAGGTGCAGCGTCGTGTGTTTCTTGCCGGAGGTAGAGCACTGGATAGGCGATGGGCCCTACCGGGTTACTGACCTTAGCCAAACTCCGAATGCCGGTAAGTGAGAGCGCGGCAGTGAGACTGTGGGGGATAAGCTCCATGGTCGAGAGGGAAACAGCCCAGAGCATCGACTAAGGCCCCTAAGCGTACGCTAAGTGGGAAAGGATGTGGAGTCGCAGAGACAACCAGGAGGTTGGCTTAGAAGCAGCCACCCTTGAAAGAGTGCGTAATAGCTCACTGGTCTAGTGATTCCGCGCCGACAATGTAGCGGGGCTCAAGCGTACCGCCGAAGTCGTGTCATTCCAGCATGAGGGCCAACGCCCGCTGGGATGGGTAGGGGAGCGTCGTGTGCCGGGTGAAGCTGCGCCGGAAGGCAGTGGTGGACGGTTCACGAGTGAGAATGCAGGCATGAGTAGCGATACATACGTGAGAAACGTGTGCGCCGATTGACTAAGGGTTCCTGGGTCAAGCTGATCTGCCCAGGGTAAGTCGGGACCTAAGGCGAGGCCGACAGGCGTAGTCGATGGATAACCGGTTGATATTCCGGTACCCGCTTTGAAACGCCCAGTATCGAGCCCATTAATGCTAAGGCCGTGAAGCCGTTCCGGACCCTTCGGGGAAAGGAAAGTGGTGGAGCCGCCGACCCAAGGTGGTAGTAGGTAAGCGATGGGGTGACGCAGGAAGGTAGTCCAGCCCGGGCGGTGGTTGTCCCGGGGTAAGGGTGTAGGCCGTGTGATAGGCAAATCCGTCACACATTGAGGCTGAGACCTGATGCCGAGCCGATTGTGGTGAAGTGGATGATCCTATGCTGTCGAGAAAAGCCTCTAGCGAGTTTCATGGCGGCCCGTACCCTAAACCGACTCAGGTGGTCAGGTAGAGAATACCGAGGCGTTCGGGTGAACTATGGTTAAGGAACTCGGCAAAATGCCCCCGTAACTTCGGGAGAAGGGGGCCACACCCGGTGACGAGTTTTACACTCTGAGCTGGGGGTGGCCGCAGAGACCAGCGAGAAGCGACTGTTTACTAAAAACACAGGTCCGTGCGAAGCCGTAAGGCGATGTATACGGACTGACGCCTGCCCGGTGCTGGAACGTTAAGGGGACCGGTTAGCTCCATTTCGGTGGGGCGAAGCTGAGAACTTAAGCGCCAGTAAACGGCGGTGGTAACTATAACCATCCTAAGGTAGCGAAATTCCTTGTCGGGTAAGTTCCGACCTGCACGAATGGCGTAACGACTTCTCGACTGTCTCAACCATAGGCCCGGTGAAATTGCACTACGAGTAAAGATGCTCGTTTCGCGCAGCAGGACGGAAAGACCCGGGACCTTTACTACAGTTTGATATTGGTGTTCGGTTCGGCTTGTGTAGGATAGGTGGGAGACTGTGAAGCGGGCACGCCAGTGTTCGTGGAGTCGCCGTTGAAATACCACTCTGGTCGTGCTGGATGTCTAACCTGGGTCCGTGATCCGGATCAGGGACAGTGTCTGATGGGTAGTTTAACTGGGGCGGTTGCCTCCCAAAGGGTAACGGAGGCGCCCAAAGGTTCCCTCAGCCTGGTTGGTAATCAGGTGTTGAGTGTAAGTGCACAAGGGAGCTTGACTGTGAGACTGACGGGTCGAGCAGGGACGAAAGTCGGGACTAGTGATCCGGCGGTGGCTTGTGGAAGCGCCGTCGCTCAACGGATAAAAGGTACCCCGGGGATAACAGGCTGATCTTCCCCAAGAGTCCATATCGACGGGATGGTTTGGCACCTCGATGTCGGCTCGTCGCATCCTGGGGCTGGAGTCGGTCCCAAGGGTTGGGCTGTTCGCCCATTAAAGCGGTACGCGAGCTGGGTTTAGAACGTCGTGAGACAGTTCGGTCCCTATCCGCTGTGCGCGCAGGAGTCTTGAGAAGGGCTGTCCCTAGTACGAGAGGACCGGGACGGACGAACCTCTGGTGTGCCAGTTGTCCTGCCAAGGGCATGGCTGGTTGGCTACGTTCGGAAAGGATAACCGCTGAAAGCATCTAAGCGGGAAGCCTGCTTCGAGATGAGGACTCCCACCCACTTGATGGGGTAAGGCTCCCAGTAGACGACTGGGTTGATAGGCCAGATATGGAAGCCTGGTAACGGGTGGAGTTGACTGGTACTAATAGGCCGAGGGCTTGTCCTCAGTTGCTCGCGTTCACTGTGTTGGTTCTGAAACCACGAACAACCCCACACCTTCTGGTGTGGTGCGGTAGTTCACAGTTTCATAGTGTTTCGGTGGTCATAGCGTGAGGGAAACGCCCGGTTACATTCCGAACCCGGAAGCTAAGCCTTACAGCGCCGATGGTACTGCAGGGGGGACCCTGTGGGAGAGTAGGACGCCGCCGAACAAATTGTGAGGGAAACCCCCGTGCCAGTGGGCACGGGGGTTTTCTGCGTTTAGGGTCGAAGTATGCGATACGACCTTGTCATCTTCGACAATGACGGTGTCCTGGTGGACAGCGAGCCGCTCTCCAATACGCTCCTCGCCGGATATCTGACCGAGCTCGGGCACCCCACCACCTACGAGGACTCCCTGCGCGATTACATGGGTGCCGCGCTCCACCGCGTACACGACACCGTTCTGGAGCGGTCGGGGCAGCGGTTGCCGGAGGACTTCGACGAGGTTTTTCACGGGCGGGTCTTCGCGGCCTTCGAGCGGGAACTGGAACCCATGGCCGGGGCCTACGAGGTCCTTGAGAAGCTGACCGCCGACGGAGTCGCGTACTGTCTCGCCTCCTCGGGGAGCCATGAGCGGATTCGGGTAGGGCACCGGAAGACCGGGCTCGACAAGTGGTTCGCGGAAGAGCGCGTCTTCAGTTCGCAGGACGTGGGGCGGGGGAAGCCGGCACCGGATCTGTTCCTGTACGCGGCCGAGCGGATGGGGGTCGCGCCGGAGCGGTGCGTCGTGGTGGAGGACAGCCCTCTTGGGGTGCAGGCCGCGATCGCGGCAGGGATGGACGTGTACGGGTTCACGGGCATGACCCCGGCCGAGCGGCTGACCGGGGCCACCCGGCTCTTCGGGGACCTGAGGGAGCTGACCACGCTCCTCAGCTAAAGCTAAGTTGATGAGTGATCTATCTACCCAGCGGTAGCGCCCGGGCCTACGCTTCGCGGTCATGACGGAGACGCTGCGGCGGGGCAGGGCCTCGCTCGCGTTCGGCTTCCTGGTGCAGGGCGTCGCGTTCGCGCTCCTTGTGACGCGGATACCGGCGCTGCAGGACCAGTACGGGATATCCGACGGACTCCTTCCGGTCTTCCTGGCGGGCGTGCCCGTGCTGGCCGGAGCCGGAAGCGTGGGGGCCGAGCGGCTGGTGAGGCGCGTGCGGCCCAGCCGGGTGATGCGGTGGTCGCAGCCCGCGGCACTGCTCGCGCTGCTCGGCGCGGGGGCGGGCGACGCGATGTGGGAGATCGCGGTGGCGCTCGCGGCGTTCGGCGTCGCGGTGGGGGCTCTCGACGCCTCGATGAACATGCTCGGGGTGAGCCTCCAGCGGACCTACGGGCGCAGCATCATGCTCGGCTTCCACGCGGCGTACAGCCTGGGCGGCATCGTGGGGGCCTCGCTGGCGTGGGCCGGCGCGCACTGGGACCTGTCTCTGTTCGTGCTGTACCTGCCGGTGGTCGTGGTGTTGTTGCCCGCCGCGTTCCTGGGGAGTCGGTGGTACGTCGACGACGTACGCGGCCGTGGGGACGTGGGCGCGGAGGGCCGCCAGGAGGGGCAGGACGGCCGGGGCGGTGGGGGTGAGGGCGCCGATGGCGTGGTCGTTTTTCGGACGCTGTTGCCGCTTTGCCTGGTGATGGCGTTCGCGTACATCGGGGACTCGACCGTCTCCAACTGGGGCGCCAAGTACCTCCAGGACGTGCTGGGAAGCTCGGAGCAGCTGTCGACGGTCCCGTACAACGTGTACATGGTGATGACCCTGGTGGGGCGGGGAGTTGGGGACCTGGGGGTGCGGCGGTTCGGGGCGGTGGCCGTGGTGCGGGGCGGAGCCGTGGTGGCCGCGGTGGGGTTCGGTGTGGTGGCCGTGGCCCCTGGGGCGTGGGTGGGGATCGGTGGATTCACGCTGCTCGGCCTCGGGTTGTGCGTGATCGTGCCGCAGACGTTCGCTGCGGCGGGGCGGCTGTTCCCCGGCGCCTCGGACGTGGCGGTCGCGCGGCTCAATATCTTCAACTATGTGGGGTTTCTGGTCGGTTCGCCGCTGGTGGGGGCGCTCGGGGACGTGTGGAACTATCGCGGCGCGATGGTCGTTCCCTTGGTGTTGGTGCTTGTGATCCTGCGGTACGCCCGGTCGTTCGCCCCCGGACCGGACAGATACGGTGACGGTCATGAGCGGGCGCGCACGGCTGATGTGGGACGAAGCGGTAACGGGCTATGACTTCGGTCCTGAGCACCCCATGGACCCGGTCCGGCTCGCCCTGACCAGAAGCCTGATCGGTGCCTTCGGGCTCGACCGGGAGCTGGACGTCGTCGCGGCGAAGCGTGCCGGTGAGTCGACGCTGGGCCTCGTCCACCGCGAGGACTATGTGGCGGCGGTGAAGGCGGCCTCCGCCGACCCGTCCTCGGCGCACGGGGAGTACGGCCTCGGCACGGAGGACGTGCCGGCGTTCGCGGGGATGCATGGTGTGTCCGCGCTGATCGCCGGGCAGTCGGTCGGTGCCGCCGAGGCCGTGTGGCACGGAGAGGCGCTGCACGCGGTGAACTTCGCCGGCGGGCTGCACCATGCGATGCCGGGCGCGGCCTCGGGCTTCTGTGTGTACAACGACGCCGCGCTGGCCATCGCGCGCCTCCTGGAGCTGGGCGCCGAGCGCGTCGCCTATGTGGACGTGGACGTGCACCACGGGGACGGGGTGCAGGCCGCGTTCTGGGACGATCCGCGGGTCCTGACGATCTCCCTGCACGAGCACCCCAGGACGCTGTTCCCGGGGACCGGATGGCCGGAGGAGACGGGAGGCGAGGCGGCGCCGGGCAGTGCGGTGAACGTGGCGCTGCCCGCGGGGACGGGGGACGAGGGCTGGGTGCGGGCGTTCCACGCGCTGGTGCCGGAGCTGCTCGCGGAGTTCCGGCCGCAGGTCCTCGTGACGCAGCACGGTGCCGATACGCACTTCGAGGATCCCCTGGCGCATCTGGCGGTGTCGCTGGACGCGCAGCGGGCGGTGCAGATCGCGTGCCACTCGCTGGCCCACGAGTACGCGGAAGGGCGTTGGGTGGCCCTCGGCGGGGGCGGGTACGCGGTGGTGGACGTGGTGCCGCGGTCCTGGACGCATCTGGTGGGCGTCGCGGCAGGGCGCGAGGTCGAGCCTTCCTCGGGAGTGCCCGAGGAGTGGGGGCGGGAGGTGTTCGCGCGGGCGCGGATCCACGCTCCGGGGCGGATGACGGACGGGCGGTGGCCGGTGCGATGGCGGGGGTGGGACGAGGGGTACGACCCCGCTGACCGTGTGGATCAAGCCGTGTTGGCGGCTCGGCGGGCGGTGTTCCCGCTGCGGGGGCTGCTCGCCTAGGGTCTCGCGGTGCGCCCCGGGCCCGCCCGTGCCCGCTCCGGGGCTGCCGCTCCCGTGCTCGCACTCGATCGTCGCTCCGCGCCTCGCCCGCGAACGCCGGACGGACTGTTACCACCGTGTTAGCCCAACTGTGCGGTGTTTTCGGGGTTTTCGTGATGAGCTTGGTGGGGGTGCGGCAGCATCGGGGCGTGTTGAGCACCGGAGCGTTGCGTGCGCATTTGCTGGCGGCCCGGCTCGCCGGGCCTGTGGCCACGTCACGGGAGGAGAGCCTGCGGAGCTACCGGCTCTTCGCCGCCCGGGATCCGCGCATACTCCTGGGGCTCGATCCCGAATGGACCTGGGGCACGGGCGACTTGCTGCGGCTCATGGCCGACAAGTGCGGGGTGTCGGGCGACCCCCGGCACACTACGGGGGCCGATGTCATCGACCCGGAGCGGACGTTGGCGGCGCTCGACGCGTTCGCCGAGCGGCTCCGGGCGGCGGCCCGGCGGCGGGTTCCCGTGCTGCTCGGGACGGGGCACCCGCATCGACTCCTGGGCTTCTACGCCGCGTTGGCCGATGCCCTGTCGGCGGCGGGCTGCCAGGTCCTCACTCCCGCGCAGGGTTACCGTGTCGACATAACGACCCGGTTCGGCCTACGCACGTACAACCTTGACTACGTACAAGGTGTCGCGCTGGTGCGCGAACCCGGCGCGCGTCCCACCGGGAGTGAGACCGGCGCACACAGCCACTCGCCCTTGCCGGTTCGACGGGCTCTCGGGGTGCAGGCGGAGTCCGGTGGCCCCCTGCCCGAGCTGGTCATCGGGGACCACGGATGGGTCTGCGGAGCAGGTCAGCTGGGGTTTGAGGCGATCGGTCTGGCGGATACGGACGATCCGGCGCTGTTCGTCGGAGAGGCCGAGGGGCGAGTGTCCGTCGTCGTTCCGCTTGATGACGCTGTGCGGTCTGATTACTACCGACCGCTTACTCGCTATGTACTCAATCGAGCGTGTCTGTCACAGTAAACGGCCGATGGCAGCTCCTCTTCCCCACTCGCATCACCCGCCCCTACTCTGGGGAGTGAGCGCACAGCGACGAGGAGTCACCGGAAGGGGAAGCCGGTGCGCGTCATGTGCGGAAGGTTCAGGTGTGTCATGGCTGCTGACCAGAGGCCTCTCAGCGAGGTTGCGTTCCTGACCGTGGCGGAGGTCGCCGCGGTGATGCGAGTCTCGAAGATGACCGTGTACCGGCTGGTGCACAGCGGTCATCTGCCCGCAATCCGGGTCGGAAGGTCCTTCCGAGTGCCCGAGAACGCGGTTCACGAGTACCTTCGCGACTCATACGTGGGGGTGGAGACAGCCTGATCGACATCTCTCGATTACAGGCTCGGCGAACGGGCGGGTAGGCTAGGCCGACGTAGGTCGTGTGGGCCCAGACGCCCCGCACCAATATCCCCGCTGACGCGGGGGTGATCCGAGAAGTGAGCGAGGGTAGTCGTGGGCTCTGTTATCAAGAAGCGGCGCAAGCGGATGGCGAAGAAGAAGCACCGCAAGCTGCTGAAGCGCACGCGCGTCCAGCGCCGCAACAAGAAGTAAGCGGCTGCTGAGCGAGCGAGCCAGCGCACGTACTGAAGCCCTCCCGTCGTCCGACGGGAGGGCTTCGGTG is a window from the Streptomyces spectabilis genome containing:
- a CDS encoding HAD family hydrolase, with translation MRYDLVIFDNDGVLVDSEPLSNTLLAGYLTELGHPTTYEDSLRDYMGAALHRVHDTVLERSGQRLPEDFDEVFHGRVFAAFERELEPMAGAYEVLEKLTADGVAYCLASSGSHERIRVGHRKTGLDKWFAEERVFSSQDVGRGKPAPDLFLYAAERMGVAPERCVVVEDSPLGVQAAIAAGMDVYGFTGMTPAERLTGATRLFGDLRELTTLLS
- a CDS encoding MFS transporter, which gives rise to MTETLRRGRASLAFGFLVQGVAFALLVTRIPALQDQYGISDGLLPVFLAGVPVLAGAGSVGAERLVRRVRPSRVMRWSQPAALLALLGAGAGDAMWEIAVALAAFGVAVGALDASMNMLGVSLQRTYGRSIMLGFHAAYSLGGIVGASLAWAGAHWDLSLFVLYLPVVVVLLPAAFLGSRWYVDDVRGRGDVGAEGRQEGQDGRGGGGEGADGVVVFRTLLPLCLVMAFAYIGDSTVSNWGAKYLQDVLGSSEQLSTVPYNVYMVMTLVGRGVGDLGVRRFGAVAVVRGGAVVAAVGFGVVAVAPGAWVGIGGFTLLGLGLCVIVPQTFAAAGRLFPGASDVAVARLNIFNYVGFLVGSPLVGALGDVWNYRGAMVVPLVLVLVILRYARSFAPGPDRYGDGHERARTADVGRSGNGL
- a CDS encoding acetoin utilization protein AcuC produces the protein MSGRARLMWDEAVTGYDFGPEHPMDPVRLALTRSLIGAFGLDRELDVVAAKRAGESTLGLVHREDYVAAVKAASADPSSAHGEYGLGTEDVPAFAGMHGVSALIAGQSVGAAEAVWHGEALHAVNFAGGLHHAMPGAASGFCVYNDAALAIARLLELGAERVAYVDVDVHHGDGVQAAFWDDPRVLTISLHEHPRTLFPGTGWPEETGGEAAPGSAVNVALPAGTGDEGWVRAFHALVPELLAEFRPQVLVTQHGADTHFEDPLAHLAVSLDAQRAVQIACHSLAHEYAEGRWVALGGGGYAVVDVVPRSWTHLVGVAAGREVEPSSGVPEEWGREVFARARIHAPGRMTDGRWPVRWRGWDEGYDPADRVDQAVLAARRAVFPLRGLLA
- a CDS encoding phosphatase; amino-acid sequence: MLSTGALRAHLLAARLAGPVATSREESLRSYRLFAARDPRILLGLDPEWTWGTGDLLRLMADKCGVSGDPRHTTGADVIDPERTLAALDAFAERLRAAARRRVPVLLGTGHPHRLLGFYAALADALSAAGCQVLTPAQGYRVDITTRFGLRTYNLDYVQGVALVREPGARPTGSETGAHSHSPLPVRRALGVQAESGGPLPELVIGDHGWVCGAGQLGFEAIGLADTDDPALFVGEAEGRVSVVVPLDDAVRSDYYRPLTRYVLNRACLSQ
- a CDS encoding helix-turn-helix domain-containing protein, with translation MAADQRPLSEVAFLTVAEVAAVMRVSKMTVYRLVHSGHLPAIRVGRSFRVPENAVHEYLRDSYVGVETA
- a CDS encoding 30S ribosomal protein bS22 yields the protein MGSVIKKRRKRMAKKKHRKLLKRTRVQRRNKK